A portion of the Calothrix sp. 336/3 genome contains these proteins:
- a CDS encoding DUF6527 family protein, producing MKLESFTNNDGKIQGYVFHCPGCNNPHAVFIQPHKSPNGASWSFNGDLTAPTFSPSLIQRIEYTDGRVEICHLFVKNGKLEFLNDCTHSMAGITVEMPDIGEVD from the coding sequence ATGAAACTAGAATCTTTTACTAATAATGACGGGAAGATACAGGGTTATGTTTTTCACTGTCCCGGATGCAACAATCCTCATGCGGTATTCATTCAGCCACACAAAAGCCCCAATGGCGCAAGTTGGAGTTTTAACGGTGATTTAACCGCTCCAACATTTTCACCTAGCCTGATTCAACGGATTGAGTATACAGATGGAAGAGTTGAAATTTGCCATCTTTTTGTAAAAAATGGCAAATTAGAATTTTTGAATGACTGCACACACTCGATGGCAGGGATAACAGTAGAAATGCCTGATATCGGAGAAGTAGATTAA